CTGCGTTCAAGCACGCTCATTCCCCCCTGTCCGACGATGGGGTGGTAGCCCTTCGGCCCTGCCGGGAGGGGGAGGAACGACCACTCGAAGCTGTCGTCGAGGCTCCCCGACTGACTGAGCTGCGCGACGCTGAAGGCCACGTCGCCGCTCGCGAACGCCGCGGGCTCCGCCTTCGCCGAGACGGGGGGGATGGCGCCGCGGCTCATCTGCTTCTGGTACCAGGTGAGGTAGTCGATCATCTCCGGCGACGCGAACTCGCACGTCGCGCCGTCCTCGGACCACGGGGCGGCACCCCATGCGTTGCCGAGCATGGTCACCGCGCTCCAGTTCGTGGTGTTGAACGTGGGGACGTTCAACCCCACGGCCTTTGTCTTGCTGTTCGTCGCCGCTGCGATGTCGGCGATCGTCTGCCACGTGTAGTCCGGGGTCCCGACCAGTGATGCCACATCGGGCTGGCCGGCGGTCGCCAGGAGGTCTTCGTTGACGTAGAGCGCGAACGGCGAATTGGAGAACGGATACCCGTAGAGGCCGTCGTTGTCGTCCCGCCACGGAGCGAGCGCGGCGGGGAGGATGTCGTCGAGGTCGTAGCCGTCGGCGCCTTCCAGCGTGTCGCGGACATCGTGCAGGACGCCCGCGTCGACGAACTCGGGGCCGCTCGCCTCGGGTATCCAGGCCAGGTCGGGAACGTCGCCACCGGCTAGCTGCGTCGTCAGCCCGGCGATGTAGTCCGGGTTCGTGACGGGCTCGAACGTGATCGACGCGACCTCGTCACCGTGCTTGGCGGCATAGCTGTCGCCGATCTTCTGCAGCAATGCCAGGTGATCTTTATTGGATGACCAGAGCGCCATCTTCAGGTCGGCCGGACCTGACGCGCTGGTGTCGCCGCCGCTGCATGCGCTGAGGAACAGGGCCAGAACTCCGCTGAGCGCGATGGCGGCTCTTCGGGATCGGGTAGCTCGCATGAAGTACTCCCTCGTACTCATTCCGCGCCTCGTAGCGCTCCGCAGGAAAGTAAAGTACTAGCTACCGAGAAAATCAAGGCATATTTTCGGTAACTTGCGGAGCTGCTGTCGAGTCCCGCACGATGAGCTCTGTCGCGAGATCGGTGTGGTACACGGGAGGCGCTCCGCCGAGCAGCAGCTTGTGCGCGACGTCCACCGCGTACGACCCCATTGCCTCCGACGGCTGCCTGACGGTCGTCAGCTGCGGCGCCGTCATCCGCGCGACGGGTTGATCGTCGAACCCTGTGACACTGAGGTCGCGCGGGACGGACATGCCGGCACGTCGCGCGGCTTCCAGGACCCCGGCCGCCTGGGCGTCACTCGCCGCGAAGATCGCCGTGACGCGGTCCGGCCGGCCCAAGAGCAACTCCGCGGCCCGCAGTCCCGATTCGTATGTGAAGTCGCCCTCCTCGACGATGTCGGCGCCGGGCTGGATCCCCGCAGAGGCGAGCGCGGCCAGGTGCCCGTGCTTGCGCGCGATCGACGCCTGCGTGTCGGACACGCCGCTGAGGAAACCGATGCGCGTGTGCCCGAGCGACAGCAGATGCTGTGTGGCCGCCATGCCGCCTGCGAAGTTTGTCGCGCCAACGGAATACGAGTCGTTGTCCGGCAACCGGTAGGTGTCGACCTCGACGAGCGGGACTGAGTTCTTCGCGAGCTTCGCCCGCTCCTCCGTCCTCAGACGGGATTTCAGCGCGATCACGGCTACCGGCCCGTTCCGCTTCGTCCGCTCGATCCACCCCGCGGCGGGCACTCCGTCGGGAAGGTCGAGAAGGACGAGCTCAAGCCCGGCCTCGTGGGCC
The nucleotide sequence above comes from Streptomyces sp. NBC_01716. Encoded proteins:
- a CDS encoding ABC transporter substrate-binding protein gives rise to the protein MRATRSRRAAIALSGVLALFLSACSGGDTSASGPADLKMALWSSNKDHLALLQKIGDSYAAKHGDEVASITFEPVTNPDYIAGLTTQLAGGDVPDLAWIPEASGPEFVDAGVLHDVRDTLEGADGYDLDDILPAALAPWRDDNDGLYGYPFSNSPFALYVNEDLLATAGQPDVASLVGTPDYTWQTIADIAAATNSKTKAVGLNVPTFNTTNWSAVTMLGNAWGAAPWSEDGATCEFASPEMIDYLTWYQKQMSRGAIPPVSAKAEPAAFASGDVAFSVAQLSQSGSLDDSFEWSFLPLPAGPKGYHPIVGQGGMSVLERSGHKEQAAGFLAHLTNPTNAELLAQFFPPPRKSLLNVKTLSQAAPKLSPEAIQSAIIDVVPEASVKPQHPVLSQFSDKVRAGLDSVWSGGDVKTAVTGICEQISPTLKG
- a CDS encoding LacI family DNA-binding transcriptional regulator, whose product is MREKERRPSLAEVAGEAGVSISTVSKVVNGAPDVAADTRVRVESVLRDKQYLSPKQRSRRDLATVVVVLSSSSMSSPITVEILRGVMRAAHEAGLELVLLDLPDGVPAAGWIERTKRNGPVAVIALKSRLRTEERAKLAKNSVPLVEVDTYRLPDNDSYSVGATNFAGGMAATQHLLSLGHTRIGFLSGVSDTQASIARKHGHLAALASAGIQPGADIVEEGDFTYESGLRAAELLLGRPDRVTAIFAASDAQAAGVLEAARRAGMSVPRDLSVTGFDDQPVARMTAPQLTTVRQPSEAMGSYAVDVAHKLLLGGAPPVYHTDLATELIVRDSTAAPQVTENMP